In Gossypium hirsutum isolate 1008001.06 chromosome D06, Gossypium_hirsutum_v2.1, whole genome shotgun sequence, one genomic interval encodes:
- the LOC107901443 gene encoding uncharacterized protein codes for MSKPGCAIIDQYDGVYYGVLKISGKEISSTFLPFKDEEKALELYTHLVAHQDDRILCCHHLVRYQDEWKYMSPAFLLDAPLFWRPVDKFHFIINLDHILKRREIQLQRLEKCLRNWQKKYSCNWVLEVNCDPVFKSIYEHKNSSSPTSAYTSASYVSMVWYCSNVYHHYNDYATQKISIINIENELSRLLPELYLHLFEGLILYAKKTKSRERVFSKSIISEDI; via the exons ATGTCGAAACCAGGTTGTGCGATTATAGACCAGTATGATGGTGTGTATTATGGAGTGCTAAAGATTTCGGGAAAAGAAATTAGCTCCACTTTCTTGCCGTTTAAAGACGAAGAGAAAGCTTTGGAACTGTACACACATTTAGTGGCGCATCAAGATGATAGGATTTTATGCTGCCATCATCTTGTACGGTATCAAGATGAATG GAAATACATGAGTCCTGCATTTCTACTGGATGCGCCTTTATTTTGGAGACCTGTTGATAAGTTCCATTTTATTATAAATCTGGATCACATACTGAAGCGCAGAGAGATTCAGTTGCAACGGCTTGAAAAATGCCTACGTAACTGGCAAAAGAAATATTCATGTAATTGGGTGTTGGAGGTGAACTGTGATCCGGTGTTTAAATCTATATACGAGCATAAAAATTCTAGTTCCCCAACCTCTGCCTATACCTCTGCTTCCTATGTCTCTATGGTATGGTACTGCTCTAATGTTTACCATCATTACAACGACTATGCAACACAAAAA ATTAGCATCATTAACATTGAGAATGAGTTGAGTAGGCTACTGCCAGAACTATATCTTCATCTATTTGAAGGTTTAATCCTTTATGCAAAAAAAACTAAAAGCAG gGAGCGAGTTTTTTCGAAATCAATTATTTCTGAAGATATATGA
- the LOC107901439 gene encoding uncharacterized protein, translating into MSSDTSDFSSYFDGREPDELIKAIVEKRQGTDGKTTLSLQFIDLESNKVFIKAMPPDTPSCPTAVSCGNHVYILRGIRENDANFGGYEEVNDVFQLDLKDLERGWRKTTSMLFPRAFPHVLAAEGKIYVFECMGSESFGEVYDISGDIWEPLSPPLEDIDIHVSCVPVLDSSRSRILVHCRASDTLYAYYYDRKSWVFLEQKICYWSDSAAIVWTMCCILLFINVLWRRIICLIRNICPSNGHQNFQCLHHRKALCIVWAMASIFWVGSTISIFLST; encoded by the coding sequence ATGAGCAGCGATACTAGTGATTTCTCCAGTTACTTTGATGGGCGAGAGCCAGATGAACTGATCAAGGCCATCGTCGAGAAACGGCAGGGTACCGATGGTAAAACAACGCTCAGTTTGCAGTTTATTGATCTGGAAAGTAATAAAGTCTTTATTAAGGCGATGCCACCTGATACTCCTTCATGTCCCACTGCCGTTTCCTGTGGCAACCACGTTTACATTCTTAGGGGAATACGCGAAAATGATGCTAATTTTGGTGGTTATGAGGAAGTAAACGATGTTTTCCAATTAGATTTGAAGGACCTTGAACGTGGGTGGAGAAAAACTACTTCTATGTTGTTCCCTCGGGCTTTTCCCCATGTTCTTGCTGCTGAAGGAAAGATTTACGTCTTCGAATGCATGGGTTCTGAATCTTTTGGCGAGGTTTACGATATAAGTGGGGATATTTGGGAACCATTGTCGCCCCCTCTGGAAGATATCGATATACATGTTTCATGTGTTCCTGTTCTAGATTCTTCCCGATCTCGGATTTTAGTGCACTGCCGTGCCAGTGATACTCTTTACGCTTATTACTATGATCGTAAATCATGGGTTTTCCTCGAACAAAAAATTTGTTACTGGTCTGACTCAGCGGCAATCGTGTGGACGATGTGCTGtatacttttatttataaatGTTCTTTGGAGGCGTATAATTTGCTTGATAAGAAACATTTGCCCGTCAAATGGTCACCAAAATTTCCAGTGCCTCCACCACCGGAAAGCACTCTGTATCGTTTGGGCAATGGCAAGCATATTTTGGGTTGGGTCAACCATCTCCATATTTTTGAGTACATAA
- the LOC107901440 gene encoding membrane-anchored ubiquitin-fold protein 6-like: MAGEDLVELKFRLADGTDIGPTKYTPDTTIASLKEKILAQWPKDKENCPKTIQNVKLINAGKILENKKTLAESTLPVGELPGGVITMHVVLRLPLSDKNNEKQQDDSPKKSSCSCTILLLLNQIRYWFLQCIPVRFVLIAILHLYMFEAYSDGCRNINRKSSMIWFYWNILHFLCCF; the protein is encoded by the exons ATGGCTGGTGAAGATTTAGTGGAACTCAAATTCAGGCTTGCAGATGGAACAGATATTGGTCCAACCAAGTATACTCCAGATACAACTATTGCATCTCTCAAAGAGAAAATACTTGCCCAGTGGCCTAAAG ACAAAGAAAATTGCCCAAAGACAATACAGAATGTGAAGCTAATTAATGCTGGAAAGATACTTGAAAACAAGAAGACACTTGCTGAGTCCACACTTCCAGTTGGTGAACTTCCGGGAGGTGTAATTACAATGCATGTCGTTCTGCGCCTTCCTTTGTCAGACAAAAACAATG AGAAACAACAGGATGATTCTCCAAAGAAAAGTAGCTGTTCATGCACAATATTGTTGCTGCTTAATCAGATCCGATACTGGTTTCTTCAATGCATTCCTGTTAGATTTGTTCTGATTGCAATCCTTCATCTTTACATGTTTGAGGCTTATTCTGATGGCTGCAGAAACATAAACAGAAAAAGTAGTATGATTTGGTTTTACTGGAATATCTTGCATTTCCTTTGTTGCTTctga